A genomic stretch from Scheffersomyces stipitis CBS 6054 chromosome 6, complete sequence includes:
- a CDS encoding predicted protein: MASAILGLITSILIIFGFSFVIEDTNTHGHPIYILELDDLVSAFDVANKTSDGGKYEIMVAALDTYTTNHSIVYGVIFDIEDSRDFVVTSLLEMLDKTRKLYSDRMPLYLSSQELDHKVRDGPSPRNSKRTAAIVVNSIRKAGSNVISVIWDRIISILDSPLADILFDHPKMNLLCFEMGRFLPEGSTFEDCKGSATGVAGVTGSECDHGTAFNLIEQGFRWVNAHIDDHQHDVAAVFSYSGGWSLCMKMVKSSSKLNKRDFDSDKMSFPKGFCDSAYGSRRWLKTPEMAPVPARFYDESPDNTSSIRALVHDEL; encoded by the coding sequence ATGGCATCAGCAATTCTTGGATTAATCACTCTGATATTAATAATTTTCGGGTTCTCATTCGTCATAGAAGATACAAATACACATGGCCACCCAATTTATATTTTGGAATTGGATGATCTTGTCTCTGCCTTTGACGTTGCAAATAAAACTAGTGATGGCGGAAAATACGAAATAATGGTGGCTGCCTTAGACACGTACACTACTAATCATTCAATAGTCTACGGTGTGATATTCGATATCGAGGATTCAAGGGACTTTGTAGTGACCAGTTTACTTGAAATGTTGGACAAAACTAGGAAACTATACAGTGACAGAATGCCACTATACTTGAGTAGTCAAGAATTGGATCATAAGGTGAGAGATGGTCCTTCACCTAGAAATTCTAAGCGAACAGCTGCAATTGTAGTGAACTCTATTAGGAAAGCTGGATCCAATGTGATTCTGGTGATTTGGGACAGGATTATATCAATTTTGGACAGCCCACTTGCAGATATTCTATTTGACCATCCAAAAATGAATTTGTTATGTTTTGAAATGGGAAGATTCCTTCCAGAAGGATCAACTTTTGAAGATTGCAAGGGCAGTGCCACTGGTGTTGCTGGTGTTACGGGATCAGAATGCGACCACGGGACAGCATTCAACCTAATAGAACAAGGTTTTAGATGGGTAAATGCTCACATAGACGATCACCAACATGATGTTGCGGCAGTTTTTTCCTATTCTGGAGGATGGAGTTTGTGCATGAAAATGGTGAAGAGTTCTTCTAAATTAAACAAGAGAGATTTTGATTCAGACAAAATGAGCTTTCCTAAAGGATTCTGTGATAGTGCCTATGGTAGTCGGAGATGGCTTAAGACTCCAGAAATGGCACCAGTTCCTGCGAGGTTTTATGATGAATCACCTGATAACACAAGTAGCATTCGAGCATTAGTTCATGACGAACTTTAG